In Fundulus heteroclitus isolate FHET01 chromosome 16, MU-UCD_Fhet_4.1, whole genome shotgun sequence, a single genomic region encodes these proteins:
- the LOC105936186 gene encoding myeloid-associated differentiation marker-like protein 2, with translation MDSHGGHYLNKDAVLSPLGAARICQLVLGCTIISLVSHSAGYSANYGTFCMFVWCFCFTVTLVVFTLDITRLHGCMPISWDNFTVAFAMLATLMYITASVVYPVYFLQTDYAEGDYEVQIYRISVTVCSSVCCFPYAVEVFLTRAKPGAVVGYMATVSGLLKVVQGFVACIIFGALANDSEYNQYIATQYCVVVYSLCFSVTVIVIVLTVSGRTSALRFPFDRFVVVYTFFAVILYLSTVLIWPIFSFDKKYGSTARPEDCPRGECPWDSKLVVAVFTGVNMVLYFIDLVYSQRIRFVSSSAV, from the coding sequence ATGGATTCTCATGGGGGACACTACCTCAACAAGGACGCCGTGCTGTCACCTTTGGGTGCAGCCCGGATATGCCAGCTGGTACTTGGCTGCACCATAATCTCCCTGGTGTCCCACAGCGCAGGTTACAGCGCAAACTACGGGACCTTCTGCATGTTCGTCTGGTGCTTCTGCTTCACCGTCACACTGGTCGTGTTCACCTTGGACATCACGCGGCTCCACGGCTGCATGCCCATTTCCTGGGACAACTTCACCGTGGCCTTCGCCATGCTGGCGACGCTCATGTACATCACCGCCTCCGTGGTCTACCCGGTTTACTTCCTCCAGACAGACTACGCCGAAGGGGACTACGAAGTCCAGATCTACCGCATTTCCGTCACGGTCTGCTCCAGCGTCTGCTGCTTCCCGTACGCGGTGGAGGTGTTCCTGACCAGAGCGAAACCGGGAGCCGTGGTTGGCTACATGGCCACGGTGTCGGGTCTGCTCAAGGTGGTCCAGGGGTTTGTGGCCTGCATCATTTTTGGGGCCCTTGCTAACGACAGCGAGTACAACCAGTATATCGCCACACAGTACTGCGTGGTGGTGTACAGCCTCTGTTTCTCTGTCACGGTGATCGTCATCGTGCTGACGGTGTCCGGAAGAACATCCGCGCTGAGGTTCCCCTTCGATCGCTTTGTGGTGGTCTACACGTTCTTCGCTGTGATCCTCTACCTCAGCACTGTACTGATCTGGCCCATCTTCAGCTTTGATAAAAAGTACGGCAGCACGGCTCGCCCCGAGGACTGCCCGCGGGGAGAATGTCCCTGGGACAGCAAGCTGGTTGTGGCAGTCTTCACCGGTGTCAACATGGTGTTATATTTTATCGACCTTGTTTACTCCCAGAGGATTCGCTTTGTCTCCAGCTCTGCCGTCTGA